One window from the genome of Enterobacteriaceae bacterium Kacie_13 encodes:
- a CDS encoding substrate-binding domain-containing protein, whose product MSTMQEVASRAGVSKATVSRVLSGKGYVSQETKDQVFRAIEETGYRPNLLARNLATSKSMCIGLVVTNTLYNGNYFSELISQAAKKLDANGRQLILVDGKNSAAEEQEAIEFLHDLRCDGIIIYPRFLSVDEMDLIIDKYKKPVMVVNRKLRKHQSHCIYCDHKGSSYQATQALIARGHHDIAFITGSMDSPTAIERLSGYKDALIAAGLPVRESLIVQGKWSPASGAAAVSALLAGDHPFSAIVASNDEMAIGAMKQLSDAGIKVPDAVSVIGFDNIPTAPFLIPALSSVKDPVSDMVSEVINQIISMLDGGYLSEKNQFTSDLILRDSVADGPFIPTI is encoded by the coding sequence ATGTCGACAATGCAGGAAGTGGCGTCCAGAGCAGGCGTCTCTAAAGCCACGGTGTCCCGCGTACTTTCCGGGAAAGGCTATGTGAGCCAGGAAACGAAGGATCAGGTGTTCAGGGCTATTGAAGAAACCGGCTATCGCCCGAATTTACTGGCGCGTAATCTGGCAACCAGTAAATCCATGTGCATCGGGCTGGTGGTCACCAATACACTTTACAACGGCAATTATTTCAGTGAGTTAATCTCACAGGCGGCGAAAAAACTGGATGCCAACGGGCGTCAGCTGATCCTGGTGGATGGCAAAAACAGCGCCGCCGAAGAGCAGGAAGCTATCGAGTTTTTGCATGATTTACGCTGTGATGGGATCATTATTTATCCGCGCTTTTTATCGGTCGATGAAATGGATTTGATCATCGATAAATATAAAAAACCGGTGATGGTGGTGAACCGTAAACTGAGAAAACATCAGAGCCACTGTATATATTGCGATCATAAAGGCTCGAGTTATCAGGCAACGCAGGCACTGATTGCACGCGGCCATCACGATATTGCGTTTATAACCGGCTCGATGGATTCCCCGACGGCTATTGAACGCCTGTCTGGCTACAAAGATGCGTTAATCGCCGCCGGTCTGCCGGTACGGGAATCACTGATTGTGCAGGGGAAATGGTCACCGGCCAGCGGCGCAGCAGCCGTCAGCGCACTGCTTGCCGGAGATCACCCGTTCAGCGCCATCGTTGCCAGTAATGATGAAATGGCGATCGGCGCGATGAAGCAACTCAGCGACGCCGGAATTAAAGTGCCTGATGCAGTTTCGGTGATCGGGTTTGATAATATTCCGACCGCGCCGTTTTTAATTCCCGCGCTTTCCAGCGTAAAAGATCCGGTGAGTGATATGGTCAGTGAAGTGATTAATCAGATTATTTCGATGCTCGATGGCGGGTATTTATCAGAAAAAAATCAGTTTACCTCAGATCTTATTTTGCGGGATTCGGTGGCTGACGGCCCCTTTATTCCCACGATATAA
- a CDS encoding transcriptional regulator produces the protein MINQDWHPADIIAALRKKGTTLAAVSRAAGLSSSTLSNALSRPWPKGEMLIGKAIGLPPSAIWPSRYYDERTKMFVEKTLRAPNKKAGVLV, from the coding sequence ATGATTAATCAAGACTGGCATCCCGCCGATATCATTGCAGCATTGCGTAAGAAAGGCACCACGCTGGCGGCGGTATCGCGCGCAGCGGGCTTAAGCTCCTCGACGCTTTCCAACGCCCTTTCCCGCCCCTGGCCGAAAGGTGAAATGCTGATCGGTAAGGCGATTGGTTTACCGCCGTCTGCTATCTGGCCGAGCCGATATTATGACGAGCGGACAAAGATGTTTGTGGAAAAAACCCTGCGAGCACCGAATAAGAAAGCCGGGGTTTTGGTTTAG
- the ascF gene encoding PTS cellobiose/arbutin/salicin transporter subunit IIBC yields the protein MSKNFAAMSQSIIRAIGGAENVAAVTHCMTRLRFVLNDASLVDGEKLKAISGVMGVVRNEQQCQVIVGNNVSHAYAEVLKLLPEGLSGAGGAPVKSKLTLRRIGAGILDALIGTMSPLIPAIIGGSMVKLLAMILDMTGVFEKGASTLVILNTIGDGAFFFLPVMVAASAAVKFKTNMSLAIAIAGVLLHPAFIDLMAKAAQGQKVEFIGISITAVKYTYTVIPALCMTWLLSYIEKWVDRITPVVTKNFLKPMLIMLIAAPIAIVIIGPLGIWIGTGISAVVYTVHSYLGWLSVAIMGAAWPLLVMTGMHRVFTPTIIQTIAETGKEGMVMPSEIGANLSLGGSSLAVAWRTKNPELRQTALAAAASAIIAGISEPALYGVALRLKRPLIACLISGFICGGVAGLGGLASHSMASPGLFTSVQFFDPSNPMSIVWVFGVMILAIVISFFTTLLLGFEDIPVETPHSKEDKAEDAEISAPFAAAQSAVKTH from the coding sequence ATGTCTAAGAATTTTGCAGCAATGTCGCAGTCGATTATCCGTGCTATCGGCGGCGCAGAGAACGTCGCGGCGGTTACGCACTGCATGACGCGTCTGCGTTTTGTTCTCAACGATGCCTCCCTGGTTGACGGCGAAAAACTCAAAGCCATCAGTGGTGTGATGGGTGTGGTGCGCAATGAGCAACAGTGTCAGGTGATCGTCGGCAACAACGTGTCCCACGCCTACGCCGAAGTCCTTAAGTTACTGCCGGAAGGGCTCTCTGGTGCAGGCGGCGCGCCGGTTAAAAGCAAACTCACGCTACGACGCATCGGCGCAGGCATTCTCGACGCGCTGATCGGCACCATGTCGCCGCTGATCCCTGCCATCATCGGCGGCTCAATGGTCAAACTGCTGGCGATGATCCTTGATATGACCGGCGTCTTTGAGAAGGGCGCATCGACGCTGGTGATCCTCAACACCATTGGCGACGGCGCGTTCTTCTTCCTGCCGGTGATGGTCGCGGCTTCGGCGGCGGTAAAATTTAAAACCAACATGTCGCTGGCGATTGCCATTGCCGGGGTACTGCTGCATCCGGCATTTATCGATCTGATGGCCAAAGCTGCTCAGGGTCAAAAAGTAGAGTTCATCGGAATTTCTATCACAGCAGTGAAATATACCTACACCGTGATCCCTGCGCTGTGTATGACGTGGCTGTTGTCATACATTGAAAAGTGGGTTGACCGCATAACGCCAGTTGTGACTAAAAACTTCCTCAAACCGATGCTGATCATGCTGATTGCCGCACCGATCGCGATTGTGATTATCGGCCCGCTGGGAATCTGGATCGGCACCGGAATTTCGGCGGTGGTGTACACCGTTCACAGCTATCTCGGCTGGCTCTCGGTCGCCATCATGGGCGCGGCATGGCCGCTGCTGGTGATGACCGGCATGCACCGCGTATTTACGCCAACCATCATTCAGACCATCGCTGAAACCGGCAAAGAAGGAATGGTGATGCCGTCGGAAATTGGTGCGAACCTGTCGCTCGGCGGTTCCTCGCTCGCGGTGGCGTGGCGCACCAAAAACCCGGAACTGCGACAGACCGCGCTGGCCGCAGCCGCTTCGGCGATTATTGCCGGGATTTCAGAACCAGCGCTGTACGGTGTCGCACTGCGCCTTAAACGCCCGCTGATCGCCTGTCTCATCAGCGGATTTATCTGCGGCGGCGTCGCCGGGCTGGGCGGCCTTGCCAGCCATTCGATGGCGTCTCCGGGGCTGTTTACCAGCGTCCAGTTCTTCGACCCGTCTAATCCAATGAGCATCGTCTGGGTGTTTGGCGTAATGATTCTGGCGATCGTGATTTCCTTCTTCACCACGCTGCTGCTGGGCTTTGAAGATATTCCGGTCGAAACACCGCACTCGAAAGAAGACAAGGCAGAAGATGCCGAGATTTCCGCACCCTTTGCCGCTGCGCAAAGTGCAGTAAAAACACATTGA
- the hutH gene encoding histidine ammonia-lyase, with the protein MASSSPELILCHLQPGQVDLPTLRQIYQGNVRLELAEEARADVQASQETVTRIVGSGKVVYGINTGFGKLAQTRIPAERLAELQRNLVLSHSVGIGKDLADNVVRLVMATKVLSLSRGHSGIRIEVIDALIALFNAGVYPCIPEKGSVGASGDLAPLAHLSLMLIGEGQVTVQGKKVSAVEGLKTVGLPPFELGPKEGLALLNGTQVSTSLALSGLFEAERVFAAGLVAGALSLEAIKGSVKPLDPRIHQARGQLGQIAVAAAVSDLLAGSDIVTSHSNCGRVQDPYSIRCVPQVMGACLDNLHHAARVLRIEANAASDNPLVFAENGDVISGGNFHAEPVAFAADILALAIAEIGAISERRMALLLDTGLSGLPPFLVNDGGVNSGFMIAQVTAAALASENKSLAHPGSVDSLPTSANQEDHVSMATYAARRLGDMCFNTSVVVGIEAMAAAQGIDFHRPLQSSPVLEDELKAIRADVPFLEHDRLMAPDVEMMRLWATRERWPAAVEALLPSFA; encoded by the coding sequence ATGGCTTCTTCATCTCCAGAATTGATCCTTTGCCATCTGCAACCGGGTCAGGTTGATTTACCGACGTTACGCCAGATTTATCAGGGTAACGTCCGCCTTGAGCTGGCAGAGGAGGCGCGGGCGGACGTCCAGGCTTCGCAGGAAACAGTGACGCGTATCGTGGGATCCGGCAAGGTGGTTTACGGCATAAATACCGGTTTCGGCAAGCTGGCGCAAACGCGCATTCCGGCGGAAAGGCTGGCGGAATTGCAGCGCAATCTGGTGCTGTCGCACAGCGTCGGCATTGGCAAGGATCTGGCGGATAACGTGGTACGTCTGGTGATGGCGACCAAAGTGCTGAGCCTGTCGCGCGGGCATTCCGGTATTCGTATTGAGGTAATCGACGCATTGATCGCTTTGTTCAACGCCGGTGTTTACCCGTGCATTCCTGAGAAAGGATCCGTGGGCGCGTCCGGAGATTTAGCGCCGCTGGCGCATCTTTCCCTGATGCTTATCGGTGAAGGTCAGGTAACGGTTCAGGGTAAGAAAGTGTCGGCGGTCGAGGGGCTGAAAACCGTCGGGCTGCCGCCGTTTGAGCTGGGGCCGAAAGAAGGGCTGGCGCTGCTTAACGGCACGCAGGTGTCGACGTCACTGGCGTTATCCGGGCTGTTTGAAGCGGAACGCGTTTTTGCCGCCGGTCTGGTGGCGGGTGCGCTGTCGCTGGAGGCTATCAAAGGATCGGTGAAACCGCTGGATCCGCGTATTCATCAGGCGCGCGGTCAGCTGGGGCAAATCGCGGTAGCGGCGGCGGTGTCCGATTTGCTCGCTGGCAGTGACATTGTCACGTCGCATTCCAACTGCGGTCGCGTGCAGGATCCCTATTCCATCCGCTGCGTACCTCAGGTGATGGGTGCGTGTCTGGATAATCTTCATCACGCCGCCCGTGTTTTACGCATCGAAGCCAATGCGGCATCCGATAACCCGCTGGTCTTCGCCGAAAACGGCGATGTGATTTCCGGCGGTAATTTTCACGCCGAGCCGGTGGCGTTTGCCGCGGATATTCTCGCGCTGGCGATTGCTGAAATTGGCGCAATTTCAGAGCGCCGCATGGCGTTGCTGCTCGATACCGGGCTTTCCGGCTTGCCGCCGTTCCTGGTCAACGATGGTGGCGTAAATTCCGGCTTTATGATAGCGCAGGTGACCGCTGCCGCGCTGGCTTCTGAAAACAAATCCCTCGCACATCCTGGCAGCGTCGACAGCCTGCCGACCTCCGCCAATCAGGAAGATCACGTCTCGATGGCGACCTACGCCGCGCGTCGTCTCGGTGACATGTGCTTTAACACCAGCGTCGTGGTGGGGATTGAAGCGATGGCCGCCGCACAGGGCATTGATTTCCATCGTCCGCTGCAAAGTTCACCCGTATTGGAAGATGAGCTGAAAGCCATCCGCGCTGATGTGCCGTTCCTTGAACATGACCGCCTGATGGCCCCCGACGTTGAAATGATGCGTCTGTGGGCCACCCGCGAACGCTGGCCGGCGGCGGTTGAAGCGCTGTTGCCGAGTTTTGCCTGA
- a CDS encoding urocanate hydratase has translation MNAPQKTAVARVVRAPHGTELSCQNWLIEAAYRMLQNNLDPDVAERPDDLVVYGGIGKAARNWPAFEAILSSLRGLREDETLLVQSGKPVGIFRTHTDAPRVLIANSNLVPHWANWEHFHQLDKAGLMMYGQMTAGSWIYIGAQGIVQGTYETFAEAGRQHYNSDLRGKWILTAGLGGMGGAQPLAGVLAGACVLAIECQESRIDFRIRTRYLDYKAHSIDEALALIEKACAEKKAISVGLLGNAAELMPQLVARAKEGGLRPDIVTDQTSAHDPLNGYLPEGWSLEKWQAARQSDPQSVIKAAKASMAKHVLAMLDFHAMGIPTVDYGNNIRQVAKDEGVANAFDFPGFVPAYIRPLFCEGKGPFRWVALSGDPQDIYKTDAKLKELFPDNANLINWLDMARERIAFQGLPARICWLGLGERHIAGLAFNEMVRNGELKAPVVIGRDHLDTGSVASPNRETEAMKDGSDAVSDWPLLNALLNTAGGATWVSLHHGGGVGMGFSQHAGMVIVADGSREADARLARVLWNDPATGVMRHADAGYEQAAACAERNGLNLPMM, from the coding sequence ATGAACGCTCCACAAAAAACCGCCGTTGCCCGCGTTGTTCGTGCCCCGCACGGCACAGAACTCAGTTGCCAGAACTGGCTTATAGAAGCGGCGTACCGCATGCTGCAAAACAATCTCGATCCGGACGTCGCCGAGCGCCCGGACGATCTGGTGGTGTACGGCGGAATAGGCAAAGCGGCGCGCAACTGGCCCGCGTTTGAAGCCATTCTTTCAAGCCTGCGCGGACTGCGCGAAGACGAAACGCTGCTGGTGCAGTCCGGCAAACCGGTCGGCATATTTCGCACGCATACCGACGCGCCACGGGTGCTGATCGCCAACTCTAATCTCGTGCCGCATTGGGCAAACTGGGAGCATTTCCATCAGCTGGATAAAGCCGGGCTGATGATGTACGGCCAGATGACCGCCGGTTCGTGGATCTACATCGGGGCGCAGGGCATTGTTCAGGGCACTTACGAAACCTTCGCTGAAGCGGGGCGTCAGCATTACAACAGCGACCTGCGCGGCAAATGGATTTTGACCGCCGGTCTGGGCGGCATGGGCGGGGCGCAGCCGCTGGCCGGTGTGCTGGCCGGTGCCTGCGTGCTGGCGATTGAGTGTCAGGAATCGCGCATTGATTTTCGCATCCGCACCCGCTACCTCGATTATAAAGCGCATAGCATTGATGAAGCGCTGGCGCTGATCGAGAAAGCCTGCGCCGAAAAGAAAGCGATTTCTGTTGGCCTGCTGGGCAATGCGGCCGAGCTGATGCCGCAGCTGGTGGCGCGCGCCAAAGAAGGCGGCCTGCGCCCGGATATCGTCACCGACCAGACATCTGCACACGATCCGCTGAATGGTTATCTGCCAGAAGGCTGGAGCTTAGAAAAATGGCAGGCGGCGCGTCAGTCTGACCCGCAATCGGTTATCAAAGCGGCCAAAGCCTCGATGGCGAAACACGTACTGGCGATGCTTGATTTCCACGCGATGGGCATCCCGACCGTCGATTACGGCAACAATATCCGGCAGGTGGCGAAAGATGAAGGCGTGGCCAACGCCTTTGACTTCCCTGGTTTTGTTCCGGCGTATATTCGTCCGCTATTCTGCGAAGGCAAAGGCCCCTTCCGCTGGGTGGCACTTTCCGGCGATCCGCAAGATATCTACAAAACCGACGCTAAATTAAAAGAGCTGTTCCCCGATAATGCCAATCTGATCAACTGGCTGGACATGGCGCGCGAGCGCATCGCGTTTCAGGGATTACCGGCGCGTATCTGCTGGCTTGGTCTGGGTGAGCGACATATCGCCGGGCTGGCGTTCAACGAAATGGTGCGCAACGGCGAACTGAAAGCGCCGGTAGTGATTGGCCGAGACCATCTGGACACCGGCTCGGTTGCTTCGCCGAACCGCGAAACCGAAGCAATGAAAGATGGCTCCGATGCGGTTTCCGACTGGCCGCTGCTTAACGCTTTGCTCAATACTGCGGGAGGCGCGACCTGGGTCAGCCTGCATCACGGCGGCGGCGTTGGCATGGGTTTCTCGCAACATGCGGGGATGGTGATTGTGGCAGACGGTAGCAGGGAGGCGGATGCGCGTCTGGCGCGCGTATTGTGGAACGATCCGGCGACCGGCGTAATGCGTCATGCCGATGCCGGCTATGAACAGGCGGCAGCGTGCGCAGAGCGCAACGGGCTGAACTTGCCAATGATGTAA
- the ascB gene encoding 6-phospho-beta-glucosidase yields the protein MAASPFPDGFLWGGAIAANQAEGASFEGGKGLTTVDMIPHGAHRLAVKTGQEKRFQLKEDEFYPSHQAIDFYHRYKEDIALMAEMGFTVFRTSIAWSRLYPNGDELTPNAEGIAFYRDVFAECQKYGIEPLVTLCHFDVPMHLVVEYGSWRNRKMVEFFARYARTCFEAFDGLVKYWLTFNEINILLHSPFSGAGLVFEEGEDQEQVKYQAAHHELVASALATKIAHEVNPDNQVGCMLAGGNFYPRTCKPEDVWAALQKDRENLFFIDVQARGAYPSYTKRVFAEKGIVIAKDEGDDQILKNTVDFVSFSYYASRCASADMNDNNSSAANIVKSLKNPHIEASEWGWGIDPLGLRITMNMMYDRYQKPLFLVENGLGAKDEINAQGEILDDYRISYLREHIHAMGEAITDGIPVIGYTSWGCIDLVSASTGEMSKRYGFVYVDRDDSGNGTLERKRKKSFCWYKKVIASNGADLA from the coding sequence ATGGCAGCATCACCATTTCCTGACGGTTTCTTATGGGGCGGCGCGATTGCCGCAAATCAGGCCGAAGGTGCCAGTTTTGAAGGCGGAAAGGGCCTGACAACGGTGGATATGATCCCGCACGGCGCGCACCGTCTGGCGGTGAAAACCGGGCAGGAGAAGCGTTTTCAGCTCAAAGAAGACGAGTTCTACCCGAGTCATCAGGCCATTGATTTTTATCATCGTTATAAAGAAGACATCGCGCTGATGGCCGAAATGGGTTTCACCGTATTCAGAACCTCGATTGCCTGGAGCCGCCTGTATCCGAACGGTGACGAGCTGACCCCAAACGCTGAGGGTATCGCGTTTTACCGCGACGTTTTTGCTGAATGCCAAAAATACGGCATCGAGCCGCTGGTGACGTTGTGCCATTTCGACGTACCGATGCATCTGGTAGTTGAATACGGTTCATGGCGCAACCGCAAAATGGTTGAGTTTTTTGCCCGCTACGCGCGAACCTGCTTTGAAGCCTTCGACGGATTAGTGAAGTACTGGCTGACGTTCAATGAAATCAATATCCTGTTACACAGCCCGTTCTCCGGCGCGGGGCTGGTGTTCGAAGAGGGTGAGGACCAGGAGCAGGTCAAATATCAGGCCGCGCATCACGAGCTTGTCGCCAGCGCACTGGCCACCAAAATCGCCCATGAGGTGAACCCTGATAATCAGGTCGGCTGCATGCTGGCGGGCGGTAATTTCTATCCGCGCACCTGCAAACCGGAAGATGTCTGGGCTGCGCTGCAAAAGGACCGCGAGAATCTGTTTTTCATTGACGTACAGGCGCGCGGCGCATACCCGTCTTATACAAAACGCGTTTTCGCCGAGAAAGGCATCGTCATTGCCAAAGACGAGGGCGACGACCAGATCCTTAAAAATACCGTCGATTTTGTATCCTTCAGCTATTATGCCTCCCGCTGCGCTTCGGCGGACATGAACGACAATAACAGCAGCGCGGCAAACATTGTTAAATCGTTGAAAAACCCTCACATCGAAGCCAGTGAATGGGGCTGGGGGATCGACCCGTTAGGGTTGCGCATTACCATGAATATGATGTACGACCGCTATCAGAAACCGCTGTTCCTGGTGGAAAACGGCCTCGGCGCGAAAGATGAGATTAACGCGCAGGGCGAAATCCTCGACGATTACCGCATCAGTTACCTGCGCGAACACATCCACGCCATGGGCGAAGCCATCACCGACGGTATTCCGGTCATCGGCTACACCTCGTGGGGCTGCATCGATCTGGTTTCTGCCTCTACCGGAGAAATGAGCAAACGCTACGGCTTTGTGTATGTCGATCGTGACGACAGCGGAAATGGCACGCTGGAAAGAAAGAGAAAGAAATCTTTCTGTTGGTACAAAAAGGTGATTGCGAGCAACGGCGCGGATTTAGCGTAA
- a CDS encoding EAL domain-containing protein, which translates to MNEDSDVLYRLLVQRVEDYAIYMLKPDGTVANWNAGAQRAKGYAPEEVVGKHFSCFYTEEDKKNGWPQHGLETARETGRYESEGWRQRKDGSRFWAHVIIEALREAGEIIGFAKITRDVTERRENEQALMYAKDLAESNSEQLSALTQFLNTVIANIPSSVIVENAVSREILLVNRQAERLLGISREDMLGKRPQDCMGVGLSSFINKQSDECLRAEGVHKSEQQLLTAIGDRTLQTTSSVIRGHDPQTSYVMMIADDVTDQHAAHARIHHMAHHDNLTSLPNRILFSQRLSEALQTDSYNHTHTATLCLDLDNFKNVNDALGHQVGDELLRAIAKRLRMTLRDDDTLARIGGDEFAVVLPGLKDIAAAHQISKRLIESVRPPVIVDGHSLSVGLSIGIALADSPDNTPDQLLRCADMALYEAKRNGRNRYEDFRIEMDAAARKRRLVELDLRDAITCNQLRLYYQPITDAKHDAVIGYEALMRWHHPKNGLVMPIDFIPIAEETGLIHSLGSFALHEACREATTWAGNQTVAVNLSPIQFKNSGLVSVVESALASSGLAPERLEVEITESVLLDNTLGNVGTLRKLKALGIRIALDDFGTGYSSLSYLRSFPFDKIKIDRSFINDMQDSPEALAIIRAITGMSRSLAIQTTAEGVETDEQFRRLKEEGCSLFQGYFFGRPQPSESRLLGFTPV; encoded by the coding sequence ATGAACGAAGATTCTGACGTACTGTATCGGTTGCTGGTTCAACGCGTTGAAGATTACGCAATTTATATGCTGAAACCCGATGGCACCGTGGCGAACTGGAATGCCGGTGCGCAGCGAGCCAAAGGTTATGCGCCTGAGGAAGTGGTCGGGAAACATTTCTCCTGTTTTTACACTGAAGAAGATAAAAAAAACGGCTGGCCACAGCACGGGCTGGAAACGGCACGCGAAACCGGCCGTTATGAATCCGAGGGCTGGCGCCAGCGCAAAGACGGCTCGCGTTTTTGGGCACACGTCATCATCGAAGCGCTGCGCGAAGCCGGAGAAATCATCGGGTTTGCCAAGATAACCCGTGACGTTACCGAACGTCGTGAAAACGAACAGGCGCTGATGTACGCCAAAGATCTGGCCGAATCGAACAGTGAACAGCTCTCCGCCCTCACACAGTTTCTTAATACCGTGATCGCCAATATTCCTTCGTCGGTGATCGTCGAAAATGCCGTGTCGCGGGAAATTCTGCTGGTGAATCGTCAGGCTGAGCGTCTGCTGGGGATTTCGCGCGAAGACATGCTCGGTAAGCGCCCGCAGGACTGCATGGGCGTCGGCCTGAGTTCGTTTATCAATAAACAGTCGGACGAATGTCTGCGCGCCGAAGGTGTACATAAAAGCGAACAGCAGCTACTGACCGCCATCGGTGACCGCACGCTGCAAACCACCAGTTCGGTGATCCGCGGCCACGATCCGCAGACCAGTTACGTAATGATGATCGCCGATGACGTGACCGACCAGCACGCGGCGCACGCGCGCATCCACCACATGGCGCATCACGATAATCTGACCAGCCTGCCCAACCGTATTCTGTTCAGCCAGCGTCTGAGCGAAGCCTTGCAGACTGACAGCTACAACCACACGCACACCGCCACGCTGTGTCTGGATCTCGACAACTTCAAAAACGTTAACGATGCACTCGGCCATCAGGTCGGCGACGAATTGCTGCGCGCGATAGCCAAACGTCTGCGCATGACGCTGCGCGATGACGACACGCTCGCGCGCATTGGCGGCGATGAGTTCGCCGTGGTGCTGCCGGGGCTGAAAGATATCGCCGCCGCGCATCAGATCTCAAAACGTCTGATTGAGTCCGTGCGTCCGCCGGTGATAGTCGACGGCCATTCGCTGTCAGTTGGCCTGAGCATTGGTATCGCGCTGGCGGATTCCCCGGACAATACGCCGGATCAGCTGTTGCGCTGCGCGGACATGGCGCTGTACGAAGCCAAACGTAACGGCCGCAACCGCTATGAAGATTTTCGCATTGAGATGGACGCCGCCGCGCGCAAACGTCGTCTGGTTGAACTGGATTTACGCGATGCGATCACCTGTAATCAGCTGCGCCTCTATTATCAGCCGATCACCGATGCCAAACATGATGCGGTCATTGGCTACGAAGCGCTGATGCGCTGGCACCATCCGAAAAACGGCCTGGTCATGCCGATCGATTTTATTCCGATTGCCGAAGAAACGGGGCTGATCCACAGTCTGGGATCGTTCGCGCTGCATGAAGCCTGCCGCGAAGCGACCACCTGGGCGGGAAACCAGACCGTTGCGGTGAACCTTTCGCCGATCCAGTTCAAAAACAGCGGGCTGGTGTCCGTGGTCGAATCTGCATTGGCCTCTTCAGGGCTTGCGCCGGAAAGACTGGAAGTGGAAATCACCGAATCGGTATTACTCGATAACACGCTGGGCAATGTCGGCACGCTGCGCAAACTCAAAGCGCTGGGCATCCGCATCGCGCTGGATGATTTCGGCACCGGCTACTCGTCTCTGAGTTATTTGCGTTCGTTCCCGTTCGATAAAATCAAAATTGACCGGTCGTTTATCAATGACATGCAGGACAGCCCGGAAGCGCTGGCGATTATCCGCGCCATCACCGGTATGAGCCGTAGTCTGGCTATTCAGACCACCGCCGAAGGCGTGGAAACCGACGAGCAGTTCCGGCGTCTGAAAGAAGAAGGATGTTCATTGTTTCAGGGGTATTTTTTTGGACGGCCTCAGCCCTCAGAATCCCGCCTGCTGGGCTTTACACCTGTCTGA